A single genomic interval of Panulirus ornatus isolate Po-2019 chromosome 37, ASM3632096v1, whole genome shotgun sequence harbors:
- the LOC139760710 gene encoding cuticle protein AMP1A-like: MKLIVLACLAAVAVAAPTYDSVSLEVARILTDDRTMADDGSSYAFNFDTENGITHQESGSAITSGSAEGAVAQSGSIYFTLPDGQKFEMTYVADDGGFQPESSFLPVAPEFPHEIPQFVLDQIEKARREDEEKARSAPRNSYSAP; the protein is encoded by the exons ATGAAGCTT ATCGTACTTGCCTGCTTGGCTGCTGTGGCCGTGGCCGCTCCCACCTATGACTCAGTATCACTGGAGGTGGCCAGAATCCTGACTGACGACCGCACTATGGCTGATGATGGCTCCAGCTACGCCTTCAACTTTGATACTGAGAACGGCATCACACACCAGGAGTCCGGCTCTGCCATCACGAGCGGCTCTGCTGAGGGCGCCGTCGCCCAGAGCGGATCCATCTA CTTCACCCTTCCTGACGGCCAGAAGTTCGAGATGACCTACGTGGCTGACGATGGAGGCTTCCAGCCCGAGTCCAGCTTCCTGCCTGTGGCACCTGAATTCCCTCACGAAATCCCTCAGTTCGTCCTCGACCAGATCGAAAAGGCGCGACGTGAGGACGAGGAGAAGGCCCGCTCCGCACCAAGAAACTCATATTCAGCCCCTTGA
- the LOC139760711 gene encoding cuticle protein AMP1A-like has protein sequence MKLIVLACVAAVAVAAPTYDSVSLEVARILTDDRTMADDGSSYAFNFDTENGITHQESGSAITSGSAEGAVAQSGSIYFTLPDGQKFEMTYVADEGGFQPESSFLPVAPEFPHPIPQFVLDQIEKARLEDEDRARTPKKTYASP, from the exons ATGAAGCTT ATCGTACTCGCCTGCGTGGCTGCTGTGGCCGTGGCCGCTCCCACCTATGACTCAGTATCACTGGAGGTGGCGAGAATCCTGACTGACGACCGCACTATGGCTGATGATGGCTCCAGCTACGCCTTCAACTTTGATACTGAGAACGGCATCACACACCAGGAGTCCGGCTCTGCCATCACAAGCGGCTCTGCTGAGGGCGCCGTCGCCCAGAGCGGATCCATCTA CTTCACCCTTCCTGACGGACAGAAGTTCGAAATGACCTACGTGGCTGACGAAGGAGGCTTCCAGCCCGAGTCCAGCTTCCTGCCTGTGGCACCTGAATTCCCTCACCCAATCCCTCAGTTCGTCCTCGACCAGATCGAGAAGGCACGACTTGAGGACGAGGATAGGGCCCGCACCCCAAAGAAGACATATGCGTCTCCTTGA
- the LOC139760713 gene encoding cuticle protein AMP4-like → MKLIVLACVAAVAVAAPTYDSVSLEVARILTDDRTMADDGSSYAFNFETENGITQQEAGAAITSGSAEGAVAQSGSIYFTLPDGQQFEMTYVADEGGFQPESSFLPVAPEFPHPIPQFVLDQIEKARREDEEEARSPKKTYRAP, encoded by the exons ATGAAGCTC ATCGTACTCGCCTGTGTGGCTGCTGTGGCCGTGGCCGCTCCCACCTATGACTCAGTATCACTGGAAGTGGCGAGAATCCTGACTGACGACCGCACTATGGCTGATGATGGCTCCAGCTACGCCTTCAACTTTGAAACTGAGAACGGCATCACACAACAGGAGGCCGGCGCTGCCATCACAAGCGGCTCTGCTGAGGGCGCCGTCGCCCAGAGCGGATCCATCTA CTTCACCCTCCCCGACGGACAGCAGTTCGAGATGACCTACGTGGCTGACGAAGGAGGCTTCCAGCCCGAGTCCAGCTTCCTGCCTGTGGCACCTGAATTCCCTCACCCAATCCCTCAGTTCGTCCTCGACCAGATCGAGAAGGCGCGacgtgaggacgaggaggaagccCGCTCCCCAAAGAAGACATACAGAGCTCCTTGA